A region of the Candidatus Neomarinimicrobiota bacterium genome:
AACGGCGTCATGTGGTGGATTCAAAGCGTCTATGTGAAACCCAAATACAGGCGACAAGGTATCTATCGAGCTCTCCACGAATATTTAGCCGAATTGGCCGCAAAAAAAGAGGAAGTCCGCGGTATCCGTGTCTATGTACATGATGAAAACAAGTTAGCGCAACAGGTATACCTGAACCTCGGCATGGAATGGTCCGGCTTCAAGATTATGGAGAAAGACTTTGTCTTACCACCGGTCGGCAGTACAAACAAGTCAGCTGATTGACCCTCTTCAGGAAACAGTTCGCACTTATGTCAGTTTTGCAACGACAAAACAGACCCAGCAGAAAAGCTCCACAATCGAAAACTATACTGTCTTTCCCTTGCCTGCCAGCTCCCCCTTCTCCTAAATTTAATCGTTATCTGATCCAGCATAATCATCTTTTTACAATCTATCGGAATCATGACTAATAAAATCATTCCCTGTCCAGAACCGGTAAACGAACCCATCAAGTCGTACGAACCGGGCTCTGATGAACGTAACAGTCTTATGGCAGAACTGAGGAAACTCCGAACCACCGAAATTGAGATTCCTCTTATTATCAGCGGCAAAGAGGTACGAACCGGCAATTTTACCGATTGTGTTATGCCTCACAATCATCAGCACATCCTGGCACGATACCACAAAGCGGGCAAGGCGGAAGTCAATCTGGCAATAGAGAGTGCGAAGGAGGCGTGGCACGATTGGTCACGAAGTTCACTGGAAGAAAGATCAGCAATTTTTCACACAATGGCAGATCTTCTGGCGGGTCCCTATCGCAATCTCCTGAATGCGGCGACCATGCTGAATGTAAGCAAGAACGTCTTCCAGGCCGAGATCGATTCAGCTTGTGAACTTATTGATTTCTACCGCTTTAATCCGTGGTACGCGCAGGAATTATACAGTCATCAGCCGATGTATTCTCCCAAGCCAACGAAAAACCGGACAGAACACAGACCGCTGGAAGGTTTCGTATTCGCGGTGACACCGTTCAATTTT
Encoded here:
- a CDS encoding GNAT family N-acetyltransferase — protein: MITIRNATEADIAIIVAFNSALAEESENRSLEPKILKSGVTQFLQQPQQGFYTLAEVDGEIVGQVMITTEFTDWRNGVMWWIQSVYVKPKYRRQGIYRALHEYLAELAAKKEEVRGIRVYVHDENKLAQQVYLNLGMEWSGFKIMEKDFVLPPVGSTNKSAD